A genomic segment from Lignipirellula cremea encodes:
- a CDS encoding DUF1877 family protein gives MGVTNGFLKLPRDEFDKLCEDQAALAARAQEWDESRGYLDMDKAGYELLFMFDPSLVEAFAAEGPAPYPHITTVLGGGEVVLPDLDLGYGPAHRIPEETLRNSIPEFKAIQFEEAFALAKNESIAELLPRDADEEEFRGYHWAYLQSLGDFVQQAVDDHSVVLRY, from the coding sequence ATGGGCGTGACCAATGGCTTTTTGAAGCTTCCGCGCGACGAGTTTGACAAACTTTGCGAGGATCAGGCGGCGCTCGCCGCCCGCGCCCAGGAGTGGGATGAATCGCGCGGATATCTGGACATGGATAAGGCGGGTTACGAACTGCTCTTCATGTTCGATCCTTCCCTCGTTGAAGCGTTTGCGGCGGAGGGACCAGCGCCCTATCCCCATATCACCACCGTCCTGGGCGGCGGCGAGGTGGTCCTTCCTGATCTCGATCTGGGCTACGGTCCCGCGCATCGGATCCCTGAAGAAACGCTACGCAACTCGATTCCCGAATTCAAGGCAATCCAGTTTGAGGAAGCCTTCGCGCTCGCCAAGAACGAAAGCATCGCCGAACTCCTGCCTCGGGACGCCGACGAAGAGGAGTTTCGAGGGTACCACTGGGCCTATCTGCAGTCCCTCGGCGATTTCGTCCAGCAGGCGGTCGATGACCATTCCGTCGTCTTGCGATACTAA
- a CDS encoding prolyl hydroxylase family protein codes for MPEYKWISDKIFTVSGFFTPEECDAEIRRAESAGFSDAPITTPFGPQMRQDVRNNTRVMIDDPDGAEQLWRRATDYVPIHRGDWTAVGVNERLRFYRYDAGQQFDWHFDGAFERLNGDRSQLTFMVYLNDDFQGGETSFEDGAIVPETGMALFFVHRIRHKGEPVAQGRKYVLRTDVMYRQSAE; via the coding sequence ATGCCTGAGTACAAGTGGATTTCCGATAAAATCTTTACCGTCTCCGGGTTCTTCACGCCGGAGGAGTGTGATGCTGAGATCCGCCGTGCGGAGTCGGCCGGGTTTTCCGACGCGCCGATCACGACTCCGTTCGGTCCGCAGATGCGGCAGGACGTTCGCAATAACACCCGGGTGATGATCGATGATCCCGACGGCGCCGAACAACTCTGGCGTCGCGCCACGGATTACGTGCCGATCCACCGTGGCGACTGGACGGCGGTGGGCGTCAACGAACGGTTGCGGTTCTACCGCTATGACGCCGGCCAGCAGTTTGACTGGCACTTCGACGGCGCCTTTGAGCGTCTCAACGGGGACCGCAGTCAATTGACGTTCATGGTCTACCTCAACGACGATTTCCAAGGCGGGGAAACCTCTTTCGAAGATGGCGCCATTGTTCCCGAAACGGGGATGGCCTTGTTCTTCGTGCATCGGATTCGCCACAAAGGAGAACCCGTCGCCCAGGGCCGAAAGTACGTGCTGCGCACCGACGTGATGTATCGGCAATCTGCCGAGTAG
- a CDS encoding toxin-antitoxin system HicB family antitoxin — protein sequence MTKSLHAALAAEADEEGVSLNQLLLTKIAMRIGR from the coding sequence CTGACGAAATCCCTGCACGCGGCCCTGGCTGCCGAAGCAGACGAGGAGGGGGTTTCCTTGAACCAATTGCTGCTCACGAAGATCGCCATGCGAATTGGGCGTTAG